The genomic segment CGGTTCACGTTCGTTGACCGGTGCGCGCATAGGCGTGGGCTCGCTGTCGGTGGAGCCATTCTACGAGGCAACCAACAACGGCACGGACTGGTATGGAAAGCTGCATGCCTTCAAGCTGAAGGTTGATGCGACCACCCGCGCGATCGTTTCTGAAGAAGCGTGGGAAGCGGCCGCGCAGATGCCGGCGGCCGCATCGCGCCGCATTCGCTTCTGGCGCGATGGTGCGCTGGTGGACTTCTCCGGTGGCAATGTCAGTCTGGCCAATCTGTGCGACAAGTCGGGTGTGATGTATCCGGGCATCCTGATCTGCAGCGCTTCGGAACTGGAAGGGCTGGCTACGGACTCGACAACGGCAGTGGCATACCTGCGCGGAGATGTCAGCCATGAGAAGCGCAACGGCGGCAAGCTGCGCGACCGCAGTACGGTGCTGGGCGACATCATCACCTCCACCCCGGCCCTGAGCTCGCCGCTGGATGACTACGGTTTCCGCCGCCTGCCAGGCTCGATGGGCACCAGTTATGCCGACTACATGGTCACCAAGCGCAATGACCACAGGTATATGGTCTATGCCGCTGCCAACGACGGCATGCTGCACGCCTTCGATGGCGGCATGGGGGCCGACGGGGAGATGGACGGTGAAGGTGGCAAGGAGCTGTTTGCGTACATTCCATCCACGTCGCTGGGCCACATGGGCAACCTGCTGCTGCCCAACGACCCCACCAACCAGAACGTCCAGCGCTTCCAGCATCGCTACTACGTCGATGGCCCGGTAACGGTCAGCGATACCTATGGCAGCAACGGCTGGACGACCTCGCTGGTAGGCACGGCCGGAGCTGGCGGGCGCAGTGTGTTCGCGCTGGATGTGTCCGATCCTGCCCAGTTCGGCGGTGCCGGCTCCCTGCTGTGGGAGATCAGCGACCTCAACGCCGCACTGGATGAAGAGGTGCGCGCCAACATCGGCCACGTGCTGGGCAAGCCGGTGATCGTGCCGATGAAGAACGCCGACGGTTCTGTGGGCTTCCGCGCGATATTTGGCAACGGCTATGAAAGCAGGAGTGGCAAGGCCGTGTTGTTCGTTGTCGACATGCTGGCCAGCAGCACGCCGACCATCCGCATGATCGAGGCGGTCGAGTCGGGTCAGAACCTGCCTGCCGGCAACAATGGCCTGGGCAATATCGTCGTGGTCGATCGCTGGGGTGGGACGAGCCAGAACGACCGGGTGCGCGACGGCCTGGCCGATACCGTCTACGCTGCTGACAAGCGGGGTGCGATCTGGAAATTCGACCTGCGCGACGATGCAGCACCGACGGCGCCGCTGTTCACCACCGATACCCACGTCGATCGCAGCGACCAGCGGACCTACCGCCAGCCGATTACCGGTGGCATGACGGTGACCACGGGGGCCTCCGGTGGTGTGATGCTGATCTTCGGCACCGGCAGCTTCTCCTACTACGGCGATGAGAACGACGCGGCGGTGCAGGCGCTGTATGGCATCAACGACACCGAAGTCGGGCAGCCCGGAACGACGCTGACCTCAGCCAACCTGCGTCCGTTCACGGCACAGTTCGACAATGGCATGCGCACCCTTTCGCCAGGGACTGTTCCGGCGCAGAGCCGTGGCTGGACTGTGACGCTGTCAGGCAAGGAGCGTGCGGTGGGTAATCCGCGCATTGTTTCGGGTGTGGTGTTCATGCCGACCTACATTCCTTCAGAGTCCCAGGGCTGTTCGGTGGATGGTGCGAACTGGGTGTTCGGCCTGCAGGCCAGCAGTGGCGAGGCGGCGATGTCACAGGTGCGCTTTGGTGCTCCTGATGGCGCGTCGCCCGGCGCAGGCACGGCTGGCGTGCCCTTGAGTACGGGCGGCAACGCGCCGGTGCGGGATGTCACCACTTCGGTGGTGCCACGGCTGGCGCCGCCGGACCCGGGCAAGCCTGGCAGTCCGCCGCCGAAACCCCCGGGCGATGCCTGCATGATGCAGATTTCGGTGGCTGGCGCGGAGCCGATGTACCTGCCGTACCCCTGCGGTCGCCAGTCGTGGAGGCAGATCCAGTGATCGACGTTCCTTCTTTGCAGGCACCAGGAGCCACCGCAATGCGTACACCGTGGATGGCGGGCCGCGTGGCCCGCGGTTTCAGCCTGATCGAACTGATGATCGTGGTGGCGGTCGTGGCGATCCTTGCTGCGATCGCCTATCCGAACTACAGCGCGCATGTTCTCAAGTCGCGGCGCGCGCAGGCCAAGGCCGATCTGGTGGAGTACGCGCAGCTGGCCGAGCGCTACCACACCATCAACAACACCTATGTGGGCTTCACCTTCCCCGGCGGAGCTGATTCCATCAACTCGCCACGCGAGGGCGGCACCGCGGCCTACACCCTGTCCATGGAGACCGGGCAGTCGACGTTCACGTTCACGGCAGCAGCGGCCAATGCGCAGACCAAGGACAAATGTGGCGACCTGACGCTCAATCAGGCCAACGTGAAGACGTCGCAGGCAACACTGTCCGACTGCTGGTAACGCGAGCGGGAAGCTGCCTGCAGGGCTGCGTGAAAGAGTGTTGCACTCTCGGTTCGAGGTGATTACAATGCGCCTCCCCGCCCGAATAGCTCAGCCGGTTAGAGCACTTGACTGTTAATCAGGGGGTCGTTGGTTCGAGTCCAACTTCGGGCGCCAAGCATTACGCATCAAAGGCTTGCGGTTATCCGCAGGCCTTTTTTGTTGTCAGCAGGGCGGACCGTCCTGGCTGCGGGTCGAGCGGATTCTGCCGCTGTTGCTGACGATGACGCGGGCATGCTCCCGGTCGTCCGCGCAGATGCGCAGCGTCAGGTTCGCTCCGGGACTGCGGCCATCCGGCTGGAAGTAGATCTGTGGCCGGCCGCTGCTGCTGGCGGCGCTGATCCTGACGCTGGAGAGGCCGGACTGGTGCAGCAGGATGGAGTCGACGGAGGAGGGGGGCTGTCGTCGCCCGTCGGTCCTGTACACGATCCAGCCCTGGCTCCAATCGTCGCCGCAGTGGTGCCCATCGGGGCTTGCGCACAGGCCGATCAGCGCACTGCGCATGATGGCCTGGTAGCGCGCGGTGGCCAGGCCGGACTGCAGGCCGAGGCGGGTGGATTCCGCACGTTGATGCAGCATCAGTTCCTGCAGGGCGGGCCAGCCGGCTGCCAGCAGGACGGCAAGGACCGCCACCACCACCAGTAGTTCGAGCAGATGCATGCCGTGCTGTGTGTCGGGGCTGGAAGCAGGAGGGAGGCGCATGCATCCAGCCTCGCTGCCTCGCAGGGACTGCACCATCAGGTAGCGCCGCGCTCGGCTGCCCGGAAACCCCTCAGCCGGCCGTCACTCCTGGCCCCGTATACTCACCTTTCCCGGGAACTGGCAACACCATGAGCGACCGTTTTGAACTCGTCTCGCCGTACTCGCCGGCGGGCGACCAGCCCGATGCCATCGCGAAGCTGACCAGCAACTTCGAAGCGGGCATCGCCAAGCAGACCCTGCTGGGCGTCACCGGCTCGGGCAAGACCTACACCATCGCCAACGTCATCCAGAACGTGCAGAAGCCGACGCTGATCATGGCGCCGAACAAGACGCTGGCGGCGCAGCTGTATGGCGAGTTCAAGGCGTTCTTCCCGCACAACGCGGTGGAGTACTTCGTCAGCTACTACGATTACTACCAGCCGGAAGCCTATGTGCCGTCGTCGGACACCTTCATCGAGAAGGACAGTTCGATCAACGAGCACATCGAGCAGATGCGCCTGGCCGCGACCAAGACCCTGCTGTCGCGCCCAGATGCGATCGTGGTGGCGACCGTATCGGCGATCTATGGCCTGGGTGCCCCCGAGGATTACCTGTCGCTGCGCCTGATCCTGTCCAAGGGCGAGCGCATCGACCAGCGCGACCTGATCAATCACCTGACCCAGCTGCAGTACACGCGCAACGAGTACGAACTGCAGCGCGGTACGTTCCGCGTGCGCGGCGAAGTGATCGATGTGTTCCCGGCCGAGTCGGACAGCGAGGCACTGCGCCTGGAGCTGTTCGATGGTGAGGTCGAGAAAATCACGTTGTTCGACCCGCTCACCGGCGAGACGCTGCGCAACATGCAGCGCTTCACCGTGTACCCGAAGACCCACTACGCGACCACCCGCGAGCGTGTGCTGGCGGCGGTGGACACCATCAAGGTCGAGTTGAAGGAGCGGCTGGAGCAGCTGTACGCGGAGAACAAGCTGGTCGAGGCGCAGCGCCTGGCCCAGCGCACCCAGTTCGACATCGAAATGATGGCCGAGGTCGGCTTCTGCAACGGCATCGAGAACTACTCGCGCCACCTCACCGGCAAGAATGCCGGCGAGCCGCCGCCGACCCTGTTCGACTACCTGCCGCCCGACGCACTATTGGTGATCGACGAATCGCACGTGACCATTCCGCAGATCGGCGCGATGTTCAAGGGCGATCGCTCGCGCAAGGAGACCCTGGTCGAATTCGGCTTCCGACTGCCCTCTGCGCTGGACAATCGCCCGCTGCGCTTCGAGGAGTGGGAAGAGCGCTGCCCACGTGCGATCTACGTGTCGGCTACGCCCGGTCCCTATGAGTATCGTGAAGCCGGTGACGAGATCACCGAGCTGGTGGTGCGCCCGACCGGCTTGATCGACCCGGTGGTGGAAATCCGCCCGGTCGGTACCCAGGTCGATGACCTGATGAGCGAGGCCAACGAGCGCATCAAGGCCGGCGACCGCGTGCTGGTCACCACGCTGACCAAGCGCATGGCGGAGAACCTCACCGAATACCTCACCGAGCATGGCATCCGCGTGCGCTACCTGCATTCGGACGTGGACACGGTCGAGCGCGTGGAGATCATCCGCGACCTGCGCCTGGGCAAGTTCGACGTGCTGGTCGGCATCAACCTGCTGCGCGAAGGCCTGGACATGCCCGAGGTGTCGCTGGTGGCGATCCTGGATGCCGACAAGGAGGGCTTCCTGCGCTCGACGGGTTCGTTGATCCAGACCATCGGCCGCGCGGCGCGCAACGTGCGCGGCAAGGCGATCCTCTATGCCGACAAGATCACCCGTTCGATGCAGGCGGCGATCGACGAGACCGACCGCCGCCGCGCCAAGCAGGTCGAGTACAACGAGGAACACGGCATCGTGCCGCGCTCGGTGGCACGGCCGATCGTCGACGTGCTGGAAGGCGCCCGGTCCGATGCAGCGGAGAAAGAAGCCAAGAAGGGCAAGGGCAAGAGCCGGGCAGGCGTGGCAGAGGAAGGGGCCGACTACCGGTCGCTCAGCCCGGCCCAGCTGGCCACCCGGCTCAAGGCGCTGGAGCAGCAGATGTACCAGCATGCCAAGGACCTGGAGTTCGAGGATGCGGCACGCGTGCGCGACCAGATCCGGCAGCTGAAGGAAGCCAGCCTGGGCTGAACACGGCAGGCAGCCGCATCTTCACAAAAGTGTTGCGCTTCACGGCTGGCATCCGTAATATACGCGGCCTGCACCGACGCAATCGCGGAAATGCAGAAGCAAAACGGGCGGTTAGCTCAGCGGTAGAGCACTACCTTGACATGGTAGGGGTCACAGGTTCGAACCCTGTACCGCCCACCACGAAGTCCCTGAAAAGGGGCTGTCGTGAACTGCAAAGCCCGGCCCTGGCGCCGGGTTTTTACGTAGCAAGGCCAGCTTTCGGGCGGCAAGAACAAGATGGGCGGTTAGCTCAGCGGTAGAGCACTACCTTGACATGGTAGGGGTCACAGGTTCGAACCCTGTACCGCCCACCACCTGGCTCCCGGCATGGCCGGTGCAGCGGTGGATCACGATGAAAGCCGGCCTTGGGCCGGCTTTTTTCGTTTGTGCTGGCAGCCTCGCCGCGCATCAGCGCTGCGCGACCCATTCGTCGATGCTGATCATGCGCTGCAGCTTCCAGTGGCCCTCGACGCGTTCCCAGACCTGCGCGTAGCGCGCCGACCTGGACCGTTGCTGCTGGCCGTCTGCGGCCACAGGCTGGTAGCCAACACGCAGTACGCGGTCCTGGCGCAGCCGGTACAGCTGCAGGGTGGCCGGATCCCGTGCCGCCGGAGCGCCCGCGTGCTCGGCATCGGCCTGCAGGATCTGGCGGCGCAGGGAGACATCCCCGGCATCGGCATCGCGGCCGAACAAGCCAGCGCACAACAGCAGCAGGGCAAGCATCGGCATGGCACGGTGCTCCGGAGAAGGGAGTCCAGCGTGGCACTGCCTCCTGTGCGGTGAAACCGGTATGCGACGAAAGCCGGTAAAGCGTGCGTCAAGTGGGTCCGGGGAGGATGAATCCGGGGCGGGGTGGCCAATACCCCGTGGCCCTGCCACCGCCGCGGAGCCGGAACAGCGTCGCGGCGGTGGCAACCGGTCAGTAAACCCGGGCTTCGGAACGGATGGGATTACAACGGATCACAGCACAGCACCTGGCCCGGCTTGCCGGAATTGCCGAACGGACAGCTCGGGTGCGGTTCGCAGCCCGGCGCGTAGCCGGTCTTGGGCGCGACGGCGAAGGCCTGGGCGGCGCCGAAGGCCATGGCCGCGACAACGACGATACCGGCGACGGACGAAAGGACTTTCTTTCCGATCATGTGTATCTCCTTGGTTGGCGTTGTGGTGTTGCAGTTGCCGAAGGCACGTGAGTGCCAGTGGTGGCGCGTGATGTAGTGATGAGGGGCTGGCGCGTGCCAGGTCAGGGCAGGGCAAGGTCCGGCGCCAACGACGTCATGGCGGCCTGTACGACCTGCTCATCAAGCTGGCCCACATGCTTGTAGGCCACGCCCCCATCGCTGCCCAGCACGATCAGCATCGGGGTGACCGTTGCGCGATAGCGCTTCGATGCATCGCCTTCGCTGTCGATGGCGACCGGGAAGCGCAGATCGTGCGTGTCGGCGTAGTCGGCCAGTTCATCGTAGGGAGGAAGTCCCACGCCGATCAGTTCGCTGGCACCGCGTGCAGCGGCGATCTTCCGCACATGCGGCATCGAGGCCAGGCAGTAGCGGCAGGTCGTGGAAAAGAAGTAGAGGATCTGCGGCGCAGTGCGCGGGCCGCCCAGCTGCACACGGGCCTGCTGCGTGGTCTTCAGCGCAAGCGGGGCGGGAACGCTGCCGCGTGCCAGGCCGTGCGCTTCAAGCCGCATCTCCTGCAGCTGCGAGGCCATCTGTTGGTTGATCTGCCGCAGTTGGCGGTTCTGCCATCCCAGCGCGACGATCAGCGCAGACAGCAACAGGGCCACAACGGGGAACAGGACGCGCTTGATCATCGATCATCCTTGAACGCAGCGTTGGCTCGAACATACCGGAACTGGCGCACGGGATGTTAAGTCGATGTTCGCCACGCGCGCACGGGAGCCGCGCCTGTACTAGAGTGGCACCCGCGCAGGCATGCGCGCCTGCCTTCCCCTCATTACCAGAAGGATTTCCCGATGAGCGATCATGTCCCGGTGTCCCGGCCCAATCCAGTGCTTGAACTGCTGTTCGGCGGCAACATGCTGGAGGGCACGTTCAAGGCGGTGGTCTGGGTGGCCCTGCTGGCTGCGGTCCTGGCCTGGACCACCTTCCGCTGAGTCCTTGCGCGGCGCTGCAGCACCGGCTGCATGCGCCGTTGCTACCCTGCGCTCAGGCGTCGAAGGCCTGGCGCAGGCTGCGCAGGGTCGCCTGGCGCTGTTCCTTCGCGATGGCCTCACCCATCTCCAGCTCCTGCAGGCGCAGCCCGACCAGGGTCATCGACAGCGCGTAGCCGCGCGCTGCATCGGCTACGCGCGAAAGTCCCAGGGCGCGCCGCGCCAACGCGTTGACGTGTTCCAGGTCGGGCATCAGGCCCAGGTAGGCGCGCTCGGCGCTTTCCAGGTCGGGAGCACGCAGGATCGCGTGCGCTTCAGCAGCAGGGGAGACGGAGGCCATGGGGGGTCCTTGTCCGTAGCAGGCGCTCGATCAGAACGAGCGCATCAGGGAAACGAAGGCCGACGTCTGTGTACCACGTCGTGCCATCGGGCTGTCCTTCACCGCATCGCCGAACCACTGGTTGGCGACCACGCCTGTTGCACGCCACTGGGTGCCCAGCGGCGTGCTGACCGCGATCTGCAGGCTCGGCGATGTCGTGCTGCCCGGGCGGTAGGCCGCCAGGCCCGAGCGCAGTGCTTCCTCGTCGCTGATGCCGTAGTAGTAGTCCAGCAGGCGTGCGCTGGAGTGCACCACGCCCACCCGTGGCACCCAGGTGAAGCGGCCGGCCTGGATCGGATAGCTGTAATGCAGGCGCGATTCGAAACCACCGCCATGCCCGGTGATCTCACGCATCACACCGGCCTCGACAATGCCCCAGTCGGCGCTGTATTCACCGTTGATTCCTGCCATGGCCGACATCTGCCGGCTGTGCAGGCGGCGCAGCTGCGGATCATTCACGTCGTCGGTCTTGAAGCGCAGCGTGTAGGGCGTGAGTGCCGCCGACAGCCGCAGGCCCTGGCCTTTGTACAGGTACATGCCCAGCGAGCCGGGGCTGGCGAAGAAGCGCTGGCCCTGCCAGGAAATCGCCGGTACGACCAGCGGCTTGACGTCGTAGTGCGCATACGCGCCGGACGTCGCACCTGCGGTGATGCCGGCCTGCACGCCGGGGCTGCGGTCGGCGGCCTGCGTGATCAACGGCAGGCCGATGGCAGCGGAGAACAGCAGGGGGCGCAGCAGGGTCGGGGACAGCGACGGCATCGATCAGCCACTTTGCGGGGGATGGCTGTGCATGGTGCGGGCCCAACATTGTCAGAACATTGCGCCTGGGCAATCGGCATGCAATGACGCCCAAAGCAGGCGCCAGGCACTATGATCGGCACCGTTTCCGGCAGCCGAGTCCCTGATGCGCATCCTTCTGGTCGAAGACGATCCTGATCTGTCCCGTGCCCTGCAATCGGGCCTGGAGCGGCAGGGCGTGGTGGCCGACGTGGTCGGCAGCCTGGCCGAGGCGGCCATCGCGCTGCGCGAACCGGTGCACCAGCTGATGTTGCTGGACCGCCAGCTTCCCGATGGCGACGGCACGGGTTTTGTCGCTACCGCGCGTGCACTGCGCCCGAACCTGGCGGTGATCATGCTGACGGCCAAGGGCACGTTGTCGGACAAGGTCGAAGGGCTGGACGTCGGTGCCGATGATTACCTGGTCAAGCCGGTGGCGATCGAGGAACTGATGGCGCGCATCCGCGCGGTGTCGCGGCGGCCTTCTGCGATGGTGACACCGAGCCTGCGGCTGGGACGGCTTGAGTTCGACTTCGAATCGCTGCAGGCACAGGTGGAAGGCCAGCCGTTGGCGCTGCCGCGCCGGCAGGTGCTGGTGCTGCAGGCGCTGGCGATGCGGCAGGGGCGCACGGTCACCCGCAGTGCGCTGGAAGCGGCGGTATACGGCTTTGACGATGAGATCCAGTCCAATGCGCTCGATGCGCACATTTCCAAGCTGCGCAAGGCGCTTCAGCAGGCCGGGGCGGGCGTGGAGATCCACGTGATCCGGGGCGTCGGCTACCTGCTGGCGGAGGCCTGAGATGGCGCGTCCGATCCGTTCCATCACGCTCGGCCTGGCCTGGCGCCTGTTCCTCGCGCAGGCATTCACCGTGCTGTTCGCGGTGGTCGCGCTGATCCTGACCTGGGGTGACAAGGACTCCTGGGGCATGGACATGTTCATGGCCGAGGCGGTGGCCAAGGCCGTGCACAGTGAGGGCGGCCGGTTGGTGCTGGATGAAGCGCGCTGGCGCAGGCTGGACGCGGATGCGGGAGGCAATCTCTGGTTCGCGGCGGTCGATGACAAGGGCATCTGGCTGGAACGCGGCACGATTCCGGCCATCCACGCGCCGTTGCTGGCGCGGTTGCCGGCGCTGGGTGCCACCGAACTCGGTTCGCTGGTGCCGCCCTACCTGGATGTGGCAAGGGTGATGATCCGCAACGAGGATGGCCGACGCATCACGGTGATGGTGGGGGGCGCACCGAAGGGCGGGCTGCTGGATGGCGCACTGATGGTGTTGCGCCTGATTGGCTTGTGGTTCTTCCTGCCGCTGATCGTGGTCACGCTGCTGGTGATGCCGACGGTGATCCACCGCGCGATGCGCGGTGTGCGGCGTTCCGCGCAGCAGGCCAAGGAGCTGGATATCGGCCAGCCGGGCGCGCGGCTGGATGCGCAGCTGGTGTCGACCGAGGTTGCGCCGCTGGTGGAAGCGTTCAACGATGCGATCGACAAGGTGCAGCAGGGCTACGCGGCGCGCGACAAGTTCCTCGCCGATGCCGCACACGAGCTGCGCGTGCCGATCGCGGTGGTGCAGGCGCGCCTGTCACAGCTGCCGCAGGGCGAACTCAAGTCGCAGCTGCTCACCGACGTTGCCCGCCTTGGCAACGTGGCCGAGCATCTGCTCGACCTGCAGCGGCTTGACCGCAATGTCGGTGCGCTGCAACGGCTGGACCTGGCGCTGCTGGTGCGCGAAGCCGCTGCCGAGCTGGCGCCGCTGGTGGTAGGGGCGGGCTATGGTTTCGAGGTGGATGCGCCGGACGCGCCGGTGTGGATCCACGGCGACAGCCTGGCACTGGGTCGGGTGATCGCCAACCTGGTGCACAACGCCATCGTTCACGGTGGCGGGCGCGGCACCATCTGCGTGCGCCTGGATGAGCGCGGCCTGCTGGAGGTCAGCGATCAGGGTGCCGGCATTCCGGTCAATGATCGCGAGGCGATCTTCGAGCCGTTCCACCGGCTGCGCGCGGCCGGCAGTGGCAGTGGGCTGGGCCTGCATCTGGTGAAGGAGATCGTGCAGCACCACGGCGGCTCGGTCAGTGTCGGCGAAGCGACCGGCGGCGGCGCCAGCTTCCGGGTCAATTTCCATCGCGGCACCGTTCGGCGCTGACAGCCGCGCGGGGCGTTGCCCGATAGGCAAGCCGTCGTGACCGATTGCAGGCTGCACGGATGGTTTCCGAACGATCCGCTCCACCCCTGTTCGGTGGGGGCAGTGCCACAGGGCTGGTGCTGGGCGCGCTGGCCTGCATGCAGCTGCCGGTGCTGCTGCCGCTGTGGCTGTGCGCGCCGTTGGCGGTCGCCGCTGGCGCCTGCTGGCTGGCGCGCTGGCGTGGCCGGGGCTGGGCGATGGCCGTGTTCGGGCTGGCATGGGCGACGCTGCACGGGCATTGGGCGCTGCACCGCCAGATGCCTCCCGCTGCGCCGGCGCAGGATGTGCGGGTGCAGGGACGCGTGGTCGAGCTTCCACACAGCGGGCCCGGTTACACGCGTTTCGTACTGCGTGTGGACGAGGCCGGGGCGCTGCCGTCGCTGCGTGGCACGCGCCTGCAGGTGACCTGGAGCGATCCGTGGCGCGGGCCTGCAAGCGCTGGCAGCGGGGGCGGGCGCCATGCGGTTCGCGCGGGGGCGCACTGGGACCTGTCACTGCGCCTGCGGGCGCCGCGTTCACGGATCAATCCGGGCGGCTTCGATGCCGAGCGGCATGCCTTGCAGCGGGGCATTTCCGGCAATGGCACGGTCCGTGATCCGGCAAGCGCACGTGAGCGGCTGCCCGCACGGGGCCTGCAGGCCTGGCGTGAACGCAGCAGCGCCGCGATTGCCACGCAGGTGGCGCATCCGGCTGCACGGTTCGTGCAGGCGCTGGCACTGGGCGACACCCGTGGCGTGTCCGATGCCGATTGGGAGCACCTGCGCGCGCTGGGCCTGACCCATCTGGTCGCCATTTCCGGATTCCACGTGGGCGTGGTGGCTGGATTCGGTGCGCTGTTGTGCCGCGTGTCGTGGTGGTTGTGGCCAGCGCTGGGGCGGGTCCGGCCACGGCCGCAGGCCGCCGCGTGGGGCGCCACACTGGCTGCGGCCGCCTATGCCGTTGCGGCCGGTGGCGCGCTGCCGACCGTGCGCGCGGCGCTGATGATCGGCCTGGTTGCGCTGGCCCGGGCCGGACGCCGCCCGGTTGCCGCAGGGCAGGGGCTGGCGCTGGCTGCGATGGTGATGGTGCTGCCGGCGCCGATGTCGGTCCTGTCAGCAGGGTTCTGGTTGAGCTTTGGCGGGGTGCTGTGGCTGTTGTGGTGCCTGCCGCGCACCGCGCCGGAGGGGGTTGGCGGTGGCCTGCGCGGTTTCCTGGCGGCGCAGGGAGTGGCGAGCGTGGGCCTGCTGCCCCTGTGCGTGGCCTTGTTCGGTGGCACCGCGCGGTTGGGGCCGCTGGTCAATCTGCCGATCATCCCGTGGTGGACGTTGCTGGTGGTGCCGATGTCGCTGTTGGGGACCGCTCTTCACGCCCTGCACGACGGCGCCGGAGGATGGGCATGGCGTGCCGCCGCCGGGTTGTTCGAGGTCAGCTGGCAGGCCCTGCAGCCGCTGGCGCTGCACCCGCGGGCGATGTGGTGGCTGGCCGAGGCGCCGGGCTGGGCGGTGCCGGCGGCGTTGCTGGGGGTGTTCTGGTGGCTGCTGCCGCGCGGGGCCGGCGGTGGCCTGGTGGGGCTGTTGCTGTGCCTGCCACTGCTGTGGCCGGCGCGCGGGGCACCCGCGCAGGGTGAGCTGGAACTGCTGGTGCACGATGTCGGCCAGGGCACGGCGGTGCTGGTGCGCACGGCGCGGCACGCGCTCTGGTATGACGTCGGGCCGCCGACCGGCGCCGACGGCAATGAACGGATCCTGATCCCGGCCCTGCGCGCGCTGGGCCAGGGGCCGCCCGAGCAGGTGATGCTCAGCCATGACCATCTGGACCACATCGGCAGCCTGCCCAGCCTGCGGCGTCAGCTGCCCGGGCTGCATGCGCTGGCACCGCCCGGCAGCGCGATTGCCGGGGCCAGGCCCTGCCGGCAGGGAATGCGCTGGCAGTGGGACGGTGTCGACTTCCAGGTATTGCACCCGGCGCCGGGCAGCCGGCAGGGCGGCAACGAAGACAGCTGCGTGCTGCGCATCGCCAGCCGCCACGGCGTTGTTCTGCTGCCCGGTGACATCGGCCGTTCGGCGGAGCGGGCGCTGCTGCAGGCTTGGCCGACCGCGTTGAAGGCCGACGTGGTGCTGGTGCCGCACCATGGCAGCGGCGGCAGCTCCAGCGCGGGATGGGTGGCGGCGGTGGCACCGCGGCTGGCCCTGGTTTCGGCCGGGCACCAGAACCGCTTCGGACACCCGCGCCGGGAAGTGGTCCAGCGCTGGCAGGCGCAGGGAGCCGAGGTGCTGGCGACCGCCGACGCCGGGGCGATCCGCGTATGGCTTGGTGCGCAAGGGCTGCAGCTGCGTGAACAGCGTGTCCACGCATCCCGTTGGTGGGATGCCGCTGGGCGGGCGCGGTCGGCTGCTATCCTATCGTCGATTGAACAAGCGGCCGTTGGGCCGGAGGGTTGAAACGTGTGGGAACTGGTCAAGGCCGGTGGCTGGCCGATGGTGCCGCTGCTGCTGTTGGGCGTACTGGCTTTGGCGATCATCCTGGAGCGTTTCTGGTCCCTGCGGCGGACGGAAGTGCTGCCGCCCGGCCTCGGCCAGGAAGTGCGCAACTGGGCCGCGCGCGGCAAGCTTGATCCGGCCCATCTGCAGACCCTGCGTGCCAACTCGCCGCTGGGCGCGCTGCTGGCCGCCGCGCTGGAAGCGCGCAATCGCCCGCGTGACCAGATCCGCGAGCGCATCGAGGACACCGGCCGCCACCTGGTGCACCGCATGGAACGTTTCCTC from the Stenotrophomonas maltophilia genome contains:
- a CDS encoding sensor histidine kinase, producing MARPIRSITLGLAWRLFLAQAFTVLFAVVALILTWGDKDSWGMDMFMAEAVAKAVHSEGGRLVLDEARWRRLDADAGGNLWFAAVDDKGIWLERGTIPAIHAPLLARLPALGATELGSLVPPYLDVARVMIRNEDGRRITVMVGGAPKGGLLDGALMVLRLIGLWFFLPLIVVTLLVMPTVIHRAMRGVRRSAQQAKELDIGQPGARLDAQLVSTEVAPLVEAFNDAIDKVQQGYAARDKFLADAAHELRVPIAVVQARLSQLPQGELKSQLLTDVARLGNVAEHLLDLQRLDRNVGALQRLDLALLVREAAAELAPLVVGAGYGFEVDAPDAPVWIHGDSLALGRVIANLVHNAIVHGGGRGTICVRLDERGLLEVSDQGAGIPVNDREAIFEPFHRLRAAGSGSGLGLHLVKEIVQHHGGSVSVGEATGGGASFRVNFHRGTVRR
- a CDS encoding response regulator transcription factor; protein product: MRILLVEDDPDLSRALQSGLERQGVVADVVGSLAEAAIALREPVHQLMLLDRQLPDGDGTGFVATARALRPNLAVIMLTAKGTLSDKVEGLDVGADDYLVKPVAIEELMARIRAVSRRPSAMVTPSLRLGRLEFDFESLQAQVEGQPLALPRRQVLVLQALAMRQGRTVTRSALEAAVYGFDDEIQSNALDAHISKLRKALQQAGAGVEIHVIRGVGYLLAEA
- a CDS encoding peroxiredoxin family protein; the encoded protein is MIKRVLFPVVALLLSALIVALGWQNRQLRQINQQMASQLQEMRLEAHGLARGSVPAPLALKTTQQARVQLGGPRTAPQILYFFSTTCRYCLASMPHVRKIAAARGASELIGVGLPPYDELADYADTHDLRFPVAIDSEGDASKRYRATVTPMLIVLGSDGGVAYKHVGQLDEQVVQAAMTSLAPDLALP
- a CDS encoding DNA internalization-related competence protein ComEC/Rec2, with product MVSERSAPPLFGGGSATGLVLGALACMQLPVLLPLWLCAPLAVAAGACWLARWRGRGWAMAVFGLAWATLHGHWALHRQMPPAAPAQDVRVQGRVVELPHSGPGYTRFVLRVDEAGALPSLRGTRLQVTWSDPWRGPASAGSGGGRHAVRAGAHWDLSLRLRAPRSRINPGGFDAERHALQRGISGNGTVRDPASARERLPARGLQAWRERSSAAIATQVAHPAARFVQALALGDTRGVSDADWEHLRALGLTHLVAISGFHVGVVAGFGALLCRVSWWLWPALGRVRPRPQAAAWGATLAAAAYAVAAGGALPTVRAALMIGLVALARAGRRPVAAGQGLALAAMVMVLPAPMSVLSAGFWLSFGGVLWLLWCLPRTAPEGVGGGLRGFLAAQGVASVGLLPLCVALFGGTARLGPLVNLPIIPWWTLLVVPMSLLGTALHALHDGAGGWAWRAAAGLFEVSWQALQPLALHPRAMWWLAEAPGWAVPAALLGVFWWLLPRGAGGGLVGLLLCLPLLWPARGAPAQGELELLVHDVGQGTAVLVRTARHALWYDVGPPTGADGNERILIPALRALGQGPPEQVMLSHDHLDHIGSLPSLRRQLPGLHALAPPGSAIAGARPCRQGMRWQWDGVDFQVLHPAPGSRQGGNEDSCVLRIASRHGVVLLPGDIGRSAERALLQAWPTALKADVVLVPHHGSGGSSSAGWVAAVAPRLALVSAGHQNRFGHPRREVVQRWQAQGAEVLATADAGAIRVWLGAQGLQLREQRVHASRWWDAAGRARSAAILSSIEQAAVGPEG
- a CDS encoding MipA/OmpV family protein; its protein translation is MPSLSPTLLRPLLFSAAIGLPLITQAADRSPGVQAGITAGATSGAYAHYDVKPLVVPAISWQGQRFFASPGSLGMYLYKGQGLRLSAALTPYTLRFKTDDVNDPQLRRLHSRQMSAMAGINGEYSADWGIVEAGVMREITGHGGGFESRLHYSYPIQAGRFTWVPRVGVVHSSARLLDYYYGISDEEALRSGLAAYRPGSTTSPSLQIAVSTPLGTQWRATGVVANQWFGDAVKDSPMARRGTQTSAFVSLMRSF